From the Legionella beliardensis genome, one window contains:
- a CDS encoding AAA family ATPase — protein sequence MFKEASEPLVTRVNDSHSWLISRSNNSFLLEHNKYCFNKGGVILSANLCGGVGKTTGTHSLSASARRIIHRDDPIVVVDTDPQGSFTASMFGAPAEDNELILIDFLEGKTKIENILTEVGQNVWFIKSNLNQVYIDKVLSKPAEIKKGMLNFL from the coding sequence ATTTTTAAAGAGGCTTCTGAGCCTCTCGTCACCAGGGTAAATGATTCGCATAGTTGGCTTATCTCCAGAAGCAACAACTCATTTTTACTTGAACATAATAAATACTGCTTTAATAAAGGCGGAGTTATTTTATCAGCAAATTTATGTGGAGGAGTTGGTAAAACAACAGGCACTCACTCTCTAAGCGCATCCGCACGCAGAATTATTCATAGAGATGATCCGATAGTAGTTGTAGATACCGATCCGCAAGGCAGCTTTACAGCTTCTATGTTTGGTGCTCCTGCTGAAGATAACGAACTTATTCTTATTGATTTCCTGGAAGGAAAAACAAAGATTGAAAATATTCTTACCGAAGTTGGTCAAAATGTTTGGTTTATTAAATCTAACCTTAACCAAGTTTATATAGATAAAGTCTTATCTAAGCCTGCTGAGATAAAAAAAGGGATGTTGAATTTTCTATGA